Proteins encoded within one genomic window of Polaribacter sp. NJDZ03:
- a CDS encoding ABC transporter permease: protein MNYELFIAKRIIAGKKYKNSISSPIIKIAITAITLGIIIMLIAVATGAGLQYKIRDKMAGFKGHVQIINYDANNSDVSTVPIDKNQDFYPKFKNVDGIKNIQVFANKAGILRTETEFEGIIFKGVSTDYDWTFFNEYLVEGRTPNFNQDRTKEVLLSQTIMNRLQLKLNDIVLATFIKTSTSKLPSNRKYTIVGIYNSGFAEFDKSMMIGDLREVQNLNKWTENEIGGFEVILDSFDKIEEKGNIIYKEIPETLNSKTILESYPTVFEWIQLFDNNVWFIIAIMILVAGINMITALLVLILERVQMIGILKALGSTNTSIRKIFLYNASYLILKGLFWGNIIGLSILFIQYYFEVITLNPENYYVNTMPVYVSFKAILLLNIGTLIMSFLMLIIPSYIITKIQPSKSIKFA from the coding sequence TTGAATTACGAGTTATTTATTGCAAAACGCATTATTGCCGGTAAAAAGTATAAAAATAGCATTTCATCTCCAATAATAAAAATTGCAATTACAGCAATTACATTGGGTATTATAATTATGCTAATTGCAGTGGCAACTGGCGCTGGCTTGCAATATAAAATTCGCGATAAAATGGCTGGTTTTAAAGGTCATGTTCAAATTATTAATTATGATGCTAATAATTCTGATGTTTCAACGGTTCCTATTGATAAAAACCAAGATTTTTATCCGAAGTTTAAAAATGTAGACGGAATTAAAAACATTCAGGTTTTTGCTAATAAAGCTGGGATTTTAAGAACAGAAACAGAATTTGAAGGCATTATTTTTAAAGGTGTTTCTACAGATTACGATTGGACTTTTTTTAACGAATATTTAGTTGAAGGTAGAACCCCAAATTTTAATCAAGATAGAACGAAAGAGGTTTTATTGTCTCAAACAATAATGAATCGTTTACAGTTGAAATTAAACGATATTGTTTTAGCTACTTTTATAAAAACCTCCACAAGTAAGCTACCATCAAACAGAAAATATACTATTGTTGGTATTTACAATTCTGGTTTTGCAGAATTTGATAAATCTATGATGATTGGTGATCTTAGAGAAGTTCAAAACCTTAACAAATGGACAGAAAATGAAATTGGTGGTTTTGAAGTAATTTTAGATAGCTTTGATAAAATTGAAGAAAAAGGAAATATAATTTACAAAGAAATTCCCGAAACTTTAAATAGCAAGACTATTTTAGAAAGTTATCCAACGGTCTTTGAATGGATTCAACTTTTTGACAATAATGTTTGGTTTATTATTGCCATTATGATTTTAGTTGCCGGTATAAATATGATTACCGCCCTACTCGTTTTAATTTTAGAACGCGTACAAATGATTGGTATTTTAAAAGCCTTAGGAAGCACTAATACAAGCATCCGTAAAATATTTTTATACAACGCTTCTTACCTTATTTTAAAAGGTCTTTTCTGGGGAAATATTATTGGACTATCTATCCTTTTTATACAATACTATTTTGAAGTTATTACATTAAACCCAGAAAACTATTATGTGAACACAATGCCTGTTTATGTTTCTTTTAAAGCTATTTTACTGCTAAATATAGGTACATTAATTATGTCTTTTTTAATGCTGATTATTCCATCATATATAATTACTAAAATTCAGCCTTCTAAATCTATAAAGTTTGCTTAA
- a CDS encoding exo-beta-N-acetylmuramidase NamZ domain-containing protein, with protein sequence MIDFKPFKSTYLFLFLLLNFQLISCAQNTTKKSPTITVQKVEKQEVLKVGAERVDLYLKLLKGKNVAIVANQTSVLSVLERAEVAANVMGSKKVTHHLVDYLHNFNGVNVKKVFAPEHGFRGKADAGEVIKDGFDTKTGLPIVSLYGKNKKPSKAHLAGIDIVVFDIQDVGARFYTYISSLHYVMEACAEAGVEVIVLDRPNPNGHYIDGPVLEEAHSSFVGMHKVPVVYGMTIGEYGKMINGEKWLKNGIKCDLTVIPLENYTHQTEYSLPIKPSPNLPNDKSINLYPSLCFFEGTNVSAGRGTEMQFQIYGSPFLAKSEFTFTPQANEGAKYPKFKNELCYGENLQEVENLNKIDLSFLIKAYHQNTSKEFFNNFFTKLAGTEKLQEQIIKGLSEQEIRKTWEKDLKAFKTVRNKYLIYQ encoded by the coding sequence ATGATAGATTTTAAACCTTTCAAAAGTACATATTTATTCTTATTTCTACTGCTGAATTTTCAGCTCATTTCTTGTGCTCAAAATACAACTAAAAAAAGTCCTACCATAACAGTTCAAAAGGTAGAAAAGCAAGAAGTTTTAAAAGTAGGAGCAGAAAGAGTTGATTTATATTTAAAATTATTAAAAGGAAAAAATGTAGCAATTGTTGCTAACCAAACATCTGTGTTGTCTGTTTTAGAAAGGGCAGAAGTAGCGGCTAATGTTATGGGGTCTAAAAAAGTTACACATCATTTGGTAGATTATTTACACAACTTTAATGGTGTAAACGTAAAAAAGGTATTTGCGCCAGAACATGGTTTTAGAGGGAAAGCAGATGCTGGAGAGGTTATAAAAGATGGTTTTGATACCAAAACAGGTCTGCCAATTGTATCGCTTTACGGTAAAAATAAAAAACCGTCTAAAGCGCATTTAGCAGGAATTGATATTGTAGTTTTTGATATTCAAGATGTTGGTGCTCGTTTTTACACCTATATTTCTTCTTTACATTATGTAATGGAAGCGTGTGCAGAAGCTGGAGTTGAAGTAATTGTATTAGACAGACCAAACCCCAACGGACATTATATAGACGGACCCGTTTTAGAAGAAGCACATAGTTCTTTTGTTGGTATGCACAAAGTGCCGGTGGTTTACGGAATGACAATTGGAGAATACGGTAAAATGATTAATGGTGAAAAATGGCTTAAAAACGGAATTAAGTGTGATTTAACAGTAATTCCTTTAGAAAACTATACACATCAAACGGAATATAGTTTACCTATAAAACCATCACCCAATTTACCAAATGATAAAAGTATAAACTTGTACCCAAGTTTGTGTTTTTTTGAAGGGACCAATGTGTCTGCAGGACGCGGAACCGAAATGCAGTTCCAAATTTATGGTTCTCCGTTTTTAGCAAAAAGTGAATTTACTTTTACTCCACAAGCTAATGAAGGTGCTAAATATCCGAAGTTTAAAAATGAATTGTGTTATGGAGAAAATTTACAAGAAGTAGAAAATCTTAATAAAATAGATTTATCATTTTTAATAAAAGCATACCATCAGAATACATCTAAAGAGTTTTTTAATAATTTCTTTACCAAATTAGCAGGAACAGAAAAACTACAAGAACAAATTATAAAGGGTTTGTCTGAGCAAGAGATTAGAAA